The following proteins come from a genomic window of Anaerobutyricum hallii:
- a CDS encoding molecular chaperone: MRRLKCEKETIILTNEDDEFYDVYTFNQSLQKRLREFAGKYPADCWLKGSSEDGSETYMIKKGRLSLKLVPPYSISRKMQAKDISKMKEPS, from the coding sequence ATGCGAAGGTTAAAGTGTGAAAAAGAAACGATTATTCTGACCAATGAAGATGACGAATTCTATGATGTATATACCTTCAATCAAAGCTTGCAGAAACGGTTACGAGAATTTGCAGGGAAGTATCCGGCTGATTGCTGGTTGAAAGGATCTTCTGAGGATGGAAGTGAAACGTATATGATCAAAAAGGGAAGATTATCTTTAAAACTGGTTCCACCATATAGCATTTCAAGAAAAATGCAGGCAAAGGATATCAGCAAGATGAAAGAACCATCATAG
- a CDS encoding helix-turn-helix domain-containing protein: MGKQSTRENKTIYQLCREAAGLTRAEASNKMEAVSDSKIEKFEYETQEPTPYDIIQMADAYKRPDLCNYYCSHKCEIGHRYVPEVEVTDLSNIILETIAGLNDINPLTSRLIQIARDGKISDDEMRDFAFISKKLDEISLAIDSLNLWVDKTASEQGLNLELLNAEKEKLK; the protein is encoded by the coding sequence ATGGGTAAACAATCTACCAGGGAAAACAAGACAATTTACCAGCTTTGCCGGGAAGCCGCAGGGCTTACAAGGGCAGAAGCAAGTAATAAAATGGAGGCTGTCTCGGATTCTAAAATTGAAAAATTCGAATATGAAACACAGGAACCAACACCTTACGATATCATTCAAATGGCTGACGCATATAAGAGACCAGATCTCTGCAATTATTACTGCTCACACAAATGTGAAATAGGCCACCGCTATGTTCCAGAAGTAGAAGTAACTGACTTGTCAAATATCATCCTGGAAACCATTGCCGGTCTAAATGATATCAACCCTCTTACCAGTCGGCTGATCCAAATCGCCCGTGACGGCAAAATCAGCGATGATGAGATGAGGGATTTTGCTTTTATCAGTAAAAAACTGGATGAAATTTCTTTAGCCATAGACTCTCTGAATCTTTGGGTAGATAAGACTGCCAGTGAACAGGGCCTCAATCTTGAACTTCTAAATGCCGAAAAAGAAAAATTGAAATAA
- a CDS encoding DUF6783 domain-containing protein, with product MCVAICGRFRLNEGGVADYINGIIFQTRSRIQKTKNACLKLYF from the coding sequence ATGTGCGTTGCAATTTGCGGGAGATTTCGCCTGAATGAGGGCGGCGTAGCGGACTACATCAACGGAATAATTTTTCAAACACGCTCTAGGATTCAGAAAACAAAAAATGCCTGCCTGAAACTTTATTTTTAA
- a CDS encoding HIRAN domain-containing protein has protein sequence MAKVFITLTGTKHYFGNDFLEKGTKIRLEKEPDNEYDKEAIKVTYEGLGKIGYVANSSYTVIGESMSAGRLYDKIGDLIVEDP, from the coding sequence ATGGCAAAAGTATTTATCACACTGACAGGAACAAAACATTATTTTGGAAATGATTTTCTTGAAAAAGGGACGAAGATCCGACTGGAGAAAGAACCAGATAATGAGTATGACAAAGAAGCAATCAAAGTAACTTATGAAGGTCTCGGAAAAATTGGATATGTAGCAAACAGTTCATACACTGTTATTGGTGAGTCGATGAGTGCTGGACGTCTCTACGACAAGATTGGAGATCTGATCGTTGAGGATCCTTAG
- a CDS encoding GNAT family N-acetyltransferase — protein MIRKLLNGDIDRVADIWLKTNLKAHYFISNQYWKSNYELVKEMMSQSEVYVFEADKMIQGFVGLNDKYIEGIFVSDEMQSCGIGKLLLDYVKDKKVSLRLNVYQKNARAISFYQREGFIIQCEDLDEDTGEKEYTMLWKQK, from the coding sequence ATGATTAGAAAGTTGCTGAACGGAGATATCGATAGAGTTGCTGACATATGGTTAAAGACAAATCTGAAAGCACATTATTTTATTTCCAATCAATACTGGAAAAGTAATTATGAATTAGTGAAAGAAATGATGTCACAATCCGAAGTCTATGTGTTTGAAGCAGATAAAATGATACAAGGATTTGTAGGACTAAATGATAAATATATCGAAGGTATTTTTGTCTCCGATGAAATGCAGTCATGTGGCATAGGTAAGCTTTTATTAGATTATGTTAAGGATAAAAAAGTTAGCTTACGATTAAATGTATACCAGAAGAATGCCAGAGCAATTTCTTTTTACCAAAGAGAAGGGTTCATTATTCAATGTGAAGATTTGGATGAAGATACTGGTGAAAAAGAGTACACTATGCTATGGAAACAAAAATAG
- a CDS encoding GNAT family N-acetyltransferase: MIIRYAEEKNFIELRQFYDGMCKVLSGKDFLPEGDKGGFPPDEMIKDAIKERNQFIGIEDGRIVAAYIMNHDHDEAYHAVKWLIDANDNETVVLHALRVLPEYGGRGYSKQLVQHAIDTARERNLKSIRLDCIEGNDIPQKMYMSFGFKYVDKVGITYVDIGVPRKFLLYEFVL, from the coding sequence ATGATTATCAGATATGCAGAAGAGAAAAATTTTATAGAATTGCGACAGTTTTATGACGGTATGTGTAAAGTTTTGAGCGGAAAAGATTTTCTGCCGGAGGGAGATAAAGGTGGTTTCCCTCCAGATGAAATGATCAAAGATGCAATCAAAGAGAGAAATCAGTTTATCGGTATTGAAGATGGTCGAATTGTTGCGGCGTATATTATGAATCATGATCATGATGAGGCGTATCACGCAGTTAAATGGCTTATTGATGCAAATGATAACGAGACAGTAGTTCTTCATGCCTTGCGTGTCCTTCCGGAATATGGAGGTCGTGGATACTCGAAGCAGTTAGTTCAACACGCAATAGACACAGCAAGGGAAAGAAACCTTAAATCAATTCGTCTTGATTGCATAGAGGGAAATGATATTCCACAGAAAATGTATATGTCGTTTGGATTTAAGTATGTGGATAAGGTTGGAATCACATATGTTGATATTGGAGTACCGAGGAAGTTCCTCTTATATGAGTTTGTACTCTAA
- a CDS encoding winged helix-turn-helix transcriptional regulator, translating into MRAKEELPECPVATAVSLIGGKWKLLILRNLKERPWRFNELQRSIDGISQKVLTDSLRQMMSDGLAYRHDYHEQPPRVEYGLTELGTKMLPIVNSLADFGNYYKSIIEQN; encoded by the coding sequence ATGCGAGCAAAAGAAGAATTACCGGAATGCCCAGTTGCAACAGCAGTATCTCTTATCGGAGGAAAATGGAAACTGCTGATTTTGCGTAACTTGAAAGAGCGTCCATGGAGATTCAATGAGCTACAACGAAGTATAGATGGTATTTCACAAAAGGTTTTGACAGATAGTTTAAGACAAATGATGAGTGATGGGCTGGCATATCGCCACGATTACCATGAGCAGCCACCGAGAGTTGAATACGGCTTAACAGAACTCGGAACAAAAATGCTTCCAATTGTTAATTCACTTGCTGACTTTGGTAACTACTATAAATCAATTATTGAACAGAATTAA
- a CDS encoding ATP-binding protein, which translates to MVDGLNPDADDVRHPGDYIEEEMVPYIDRAISGENVYSHDIIDTTWGPIFTACYPVSANHDGTGEIIGAFCIEMDMQSAYGMVEKTNHISIICGLVAGAVLLLICLYTYYVYQKSKAEEQKQKQLLMTAAEEADAANKAKSAFLLSIGHDIRTPMNAIIGFTNIALHQNTVSDIHDSLEKVQKSSNHLLSLLNDVLDFTRIESGKVTISPEPVDITQLTDNVLAIMNGLLYNRDLKFEVHREIPKNPYVLVDVTRIREVLVNLLGNAVKFTKDGGKITLDISSYPGTDEKHIIIRYVVQDNGIGMSEEFQKELFKPFSQEDDANARTQYKGTGLGMAITKKYVDMMGGSIAVESKKGVGTTFTVEIPLELPEQVIQSKQKQPLHRDLTGVHVLMAEDNDLNAELATIMLEDAGMTVTRASDGKEVVNLFKNHPRDTYDLILMDIMMPNMDGHQATKAIRALGIERSDAVTIPIIALSANAFIDDIQESLDSGMNDHISKPINMEEVTDTITKYIKDDTCLEKELKQKQNDR; encoded by the coding sequence GTGGTAGACGGTTTGAATCCGGATGCGGATGATGTAAGACACCCTGGAGATTATATTGAGGAAGAAATGGTTCCGTATATTGATAGGGCTATTTCTGGGGAGAATGTGTACTCTCATGATATCATTGATACAACATGGGGTCCGATTTTTACAGCTTGCTATCCTGTAAGCGCAAATCATGATGGGACAGGAGAAATCATTGGCGCATTTTGCATTGAAATGGATATGCAATCAGCTTATGGAATGGTTGAAAAGACGAATCATATTTCCATCATCTGCGGTTTAGTCGCAGGAGCTGTATTGCTTTTAATTTGTCTATATACCTATTATGTTTACCAGAAAAGCAAGGCAGAAGAGCAAAAACAAAAACAATTATTAATGACCGCCGCTGAGGAAGCAGATGCTGCCAACAAAGCAAAATCTGCGTTTTTGCTTAGTATTGGCCATGACATCAGAACGCCGATGAATGCCATTATTGGATTTACAAACATTGCGCTTCATCAGAACACGGTTTCAGATATTCATGATAGCTTGGAGAAAGTTCAAAAAAGTTCGAATCATCTTCTCTCTTTGTTGAATGACGTTCTGGATTTTACTCGCATTGAAAGTGGAAAAGTTACTATTTCGCCCGAGCCAGTGGACATTACTCAATTGACAGATAACGTCCTGGCGATTATGAATGGACTTCTTTATAACCGAGATCTTAAGTTTGAAGTACATCGAGAAATCCCAAAGAACCCATATGTCCTTGTGGATGTTACGCGTATTCGAGAAGTCCTGGTGAACCTTCTTGGCAATGCTGTGAAATTCACAAAGGACGGTGGAAAGATTACTTTGGATATCAGCAGTTACCCCGGAACGGATGAGAAACATATCATAATTCGTTATGTTGTTCAAGATAATGGTATTGGCATGAGTGAAGAGTTCCAGAAAGAATTATTCAAGCCGTTTTCACAAGAAGATGATGCTAATGCCAGAACCCAATATAAGGGAACCGGTCTTGGTATGGCCATCACAAAAAAATATGTGGATATGATGGGTGGTTCAATTGCTGTTGAGAGCAAAAAAGGTGTAGGTACTACATTCACTGTGGAGATCCCACTGGAGTTGCCAGAACAGGTTATTCAATCAAAACAAAAACAACCTCTACATAGAGATTTGACAGGTGTTCATGTTCTTATGGCAGAGGATAATGATCTAAATGCTGAACTTGCTACGATAATGCTAGAAGATGCCGGTATGACCGTAACACGCGCATCAGATGGAAAAGAAGTCGTGAATTTGTTTAAAAATCATCCACGAGACACATACGATCTTATTTTGATGGATATTATGATGCCAAACATGGATGGACACCAAGCAACGAAAGCCATTCGAGCCCTAGGTATAGAGCGATCCGATGCAGTTACGATTCCAATTATAGCTTTGTCTGCAAATGCTTTTATAGATGATATTCAGGAATCTCTGGATTCAGGCATGAATGACCATATTTCCAAGCCGATTAACATGGAAGAAGTAACTGATACAATCACTAAATACATTAAAGACGATACATGTTTGGAAAAGGAACTGAAGCAGAAACAAAATGACAGATAA
- a CDS encoding ACT domain-containing protein → MVLNKLERLLTVCKVKNIDDIDLSKEFYFIGKTDEEISLVCETNDVPENTIEREDGWRGFRIQGILDFSLIGILSKLSGILADNKIGIFAVSTFNTDYILVKDADFEKSLAVLLNAGYTVI, encoded by the coding sequence CTGGTATTAAATAAATTAGAGCGGTTGCTAACGGTATGTAAAGTCAAAAACATTGATGATATAGATTTAAGTAAGGAATTCTACTTCATTGGTAAAACAGATGAAGAAATTTCTCTTGTGTGTGAAACAAATGACGTTCCTGAAAACACAATAGAACGTGAAGATGGGTGGCGTGGTTTCCGTATTCAAGGAATTTTGGATTTTTCACTCATTGGTATTCTTTCAAAGTTGTCTGGAATACTTGCAGATAATAAAATTGGAATTTTTGCGGTATCTACATTCAACACTGATTATATTTTAGTGAAAGATGCGGATTTTGAAAAATCATTAGCTGTATTATTAAATGCCGGATATACAGTGATATAG
- a CDS encoding DUF6783 domain-containing protein codes for MQAKSPANCNAHLAESLFQTRSSVYVDDIFHEL; via the coding sequence ATTCAGGCGAAATCTCCCGCAAATTGCAACGCACATCTTGCAGAAAGCCTTTTTCAAACACGCTCTAGTGTATATGTGGATGACATTTTCCATGAGTTATAA
- a CDS encoding cupin domain-containing protein, with product MANYTKTTIGKENRIELHEKLSLTGAEISLNELPAGANVPFVHSHKENEEIYGILSGNGKAIIDGEEISLSTGDWLKIAPAAKRQFFASDISGITYICIQVKENSLEHFTAEDAVIG from the coding sequence ATGGCAAATTACACAAAAACAACTATTGGAAAGGAAAACCGAATTGAGCTACATGAAAAGTTGTCTTTAACAGGTGCAGAAATCAGTTTAAACGAACTACCTGCAGGAGCAAATGTCCCATTTGTTCATTCTCATAAAGAAAATGAAGAAATCTATGGAATTCTTTCAGGTAACGGCAAAGCCATAATTGATGGAGAAGAAATTAGCCTTTCAACTGGAGACTGGCTAAAAATCGCACCTGCTGCAAAGCGTCAGTTTTTTGCATCCGATATTTCTGGAATTACTTATATCTGCATTCAGGTAAAAGAAAATTCTCTGGAACATTTTACAGCAGAGGATGCCGTAATCGGCTAA
- a CDS encoding plasmid mobilization protein, protein MRTKNKDKELNHRHFIGLRLTDVELDLLDQGAACLSVSRSEYLRKLLLEKQIHHQIEVVADMNDLRKLVSEYGKIGSNLNQIAKHFNSGGSQSRAIENEIHQCITDLFLLRKEVLKLAGGMNGNRKAH, encoded by the coding sequence ATGAGAACAAAAAACAAAGATAAAGAACTGAATCACAGACATTTTATAGGATTACGTCTTACAGATGTCGAACTGGATTTATTAGACCAAGGCGCTGCTTGTTTATCTGTTAGCCGATCAGAATATCTGAGGAAACTTCTATTGGAAAAGCAAATCCATCATCAGATTGAAGTTGTTGCAGACATGAATGATCTCAGAAAACTGGTCAGTGAATATGGAAAGATCGGATCGAATCTCAATCAGATCGCCAAGCATTTTAACAGCGGTGGCAGTCAGTCTCGTGCTATAGAAAATGAAATCCATCAGTGCATCACGGACTTATTCCTATTGAGAAAAGAAGTACTGAAACTGGCAGGTGGTATGAATGGCAATCGTAAAGCACATTAA
- a CDS encoding YczE/YyaS/YitT family protein, translating into MKNNNKKTLKKLEILVIGSIIAAYGITLALYAGFGGATLAVLWQGIARTFHISIGTASFVVALGMILFALIYDKSQIHIGTVLYQIVYSTCVDLFANCHIYSTYKWINFLIMLLGVVLFAVGTGLYASASLGRGSYEAVTFALAEKNHWQIKFVRMALDILVVVTGVLFGGKFGVCTLITVIISGPIIQFVNAKAKQVLKI; encoded by the coding sequence ATGAAAAATAACAATAAAAAAACACTAAAGAAATTGGAAATCCTTGTAATAGGTTCTATAATTGCGGCTTATGGAATTACACTTGCACTGTATGCTGGATTTGGCGGAGCTACGCTTGCGGTGCTGTGGCAGGGGATTGCAAGAACATTTCACATAAGCATTGGCACAGCATCTTTTGTTGTAGCATTGGGAATGATTTTGTTTGCGCTCATTTACGATAAAAGTCAGATTCATATAGGAACTGTGTTGTACCAGATTGTATACAGTACCTGTGTAGATTTGTTTGCTAACTGCCATATTTACAGTACCTATAAGTGGATCAATTTTTTAATTATGTTGTTAGGAGTGGTTTTGTTTGCTGTCGGAACGGGACTATATGCGTCGGCATCCCTTGGTAGAGGCTCCTATGAGGCAGTCACTTTTGCTTTAGCAGAAAAAAATCACTGGCAGATTAAATTTGTCCGAATGGCATTGGATATTTTGGTTGTTGTTACAGGTGTTTTGTTTGGCGGAAAGTTTGGTGTATGCACGCTTATTACAGTTATCATTTCAGGCCCAATTATCCAATTTGTTAATGCGAAAGCAAAACAAGTTTTAAAGATATGA